Proteins encoded by one window of Conger conger chromosome 1, fConCon1.1, whole genome shotgun sequence:
- the ube3d gene encoding E3 ubiquitin-protein ligase E3D isoform X1, producing the protein MEEIHKQAGMFLELRQRLQTGLLILRSDVAGDPSEVTVSGGESSLQIKVPTRMLPVALPPGVALTEGSCRQVSNTGEEGLHLRLRLQVNQHTEAPGSVMKKLGVKKSYSFSCQRCRERVLTERVFQRVLPLPNGNWNTLVEDWCCHADPFANRKLLPRPGDCLLGDTYFLLLRDSQCDQTLRQEPSPAHIDTSHNQGSPQKPSRVTSVLCRACGAVLGETAAAETLKLYITELLVKRSDEDGEAIGNQHRWLFLEQTIAARLVELSSTQSMFRFSLQTPNGKAFILLWLLNSDSLVASLSWPDVCGDSSISTGDDVSVHADLSCGASSAVKVLYLPCAPSPHHITDAWEKDVSVHPLILPQTTCQEVIQLLTCSNLSLPPSLRRMNSYQVAFMRL; encoded by the exons ATGGAAGAAATTCACAAACAAGCCGGTATGTTTCTGGAGCTGAGACAGCGTTTACAGACTGGTCTCCTGATTTTAAG GAGTGATGTTGCAGGGGACCCCTCTGAGGTCACTGTGTCTGGCGGAGAGTCCTCTCTTCAGATCAAGGTGCCCACAAGGATGCTGCCTGTGGCGCTGCCACCAGGGGTCGCCCTCACTGAGGGGTCCTGCAGACAGGTTTCCAACACAGGGGAGGAGGGGCTACACTTGAGGCTCCGCCTTCAGGTGAATCAGCACACAG AAGCCCCTGGGAGCGTGATGAAGAAGCTTGGGGTGAAGAAGAGTTACAGCTTCAGCTGTCAGAGGTGCAGGGAGCGGGTGCTGACGGAGAG GGTGTTTCAGCGAGTCCTTCCGTTGCCTAATGGGAACTGGAACACGCTGGTGGAGGACTGGTGCTGCCATGCAGACCCATTTGCCAACAGGAAACTGCTGCCCAGACCAGGGGACTGTTTACTGGGTGACACCTACTTCCTGTTGCTGAGAGACAGCCAGTGTGACCAGACACTCAGACAGGAGCCCAGCCCTGCCCACATAGACACCAGTCACAATCAGGGCTCGCCACAG AAGCCCAGTAGGGTGACTTCAGTTCTATGCAGAGCCTGTGGGGCAGTGCTAGGAGAGACCGCTGCTGCAG AGACACTGAAGCTCTACATCACAGAGTTGCTGGTGAAACGGAGTGATGAGGATGGAGAAGCCATTGGCAACCAACACCG ATGGCTATTCCTGGAGCAGACCATCGCTGCCAGGCTAGTGGAATTGTCTTCCACACAGAGTATGTTCCGTTTTTCTCTCCAGACTCCAAATGGAAAAGCATTTATCCTG CTCTGGCTCCTGAACTCAGACTCCCTGGTTGCCTCGCTTTCCTGGCCTGATGTCTGTGGCGACTCCTCCATTTCCACTGGAGATGATGTCAGCGTCCATGCTGATCTATCATGTGGAGCCAGCAGTGCAGTTAAAGTCCTCTATCTGCCCtgtgcccccagcccccacca TATTACGGACGCGTGGGAGAAAGATGTCAGCGTTCACCCTCTGATCCTGCCTCAAACCACCTGCCAGGAAGTGATACAGCTCCTGACCTGCAGCAATTTGAGTCTTCCCCCGTCTCTGCGCAGGATGAACTCCTACCAG GTGGCATTTATGAGGCTGTGA
- the ube3d gene encoding E3 ubiquitin-protein ligase E3D isoform X2: protein MEEIHKQAGMFLELRQRLQTGLLILRSDVAGDPSEVTVSGGESSLQIKVPTRMLPVALPPGVALTEGSCRQVSNTGEEGLHLRLRLQVNQHTEAPGSVMKKLGVKKSYSFSCQRCRERVLTERVFQRVLPLPNGNWNTLVEDWCCHADPFANRKLLPRPGDCLLGDTYFLLLRDSQCDQTLRQEPSPAHIDTSHNQGSPQPSRVTSVLCRACGAVLGETAAAETLKLYITELLVKRSDEDGEAIGNQHRWLFLEQTIAARLVELSSTQSMFRFSLQTPNGKAFILLWLLNSDSLVASLSWPDVCGDSSISTGDDVSVHADLSCGASSAVKVLYLPCAPSPHHITDAWEKDVSVHPLILPQTTCQEVIQLLTCSNLSLPPSLRRMNSYQVAFMRL from the exons ATGGAAGAAATTCACAAACAAGCCGGTATGTTTCTGGAGCTGAGACAGCGTTTACAGACTGGTCTCCTGATTTTAAG GAGTGATGTTGCAGGGGACCCCTCTGAGGTCACTGTGTCTGGCGGAGAGTCCTCTCTTCAGATCAAGGTGCCCACAAGGATGCTGCCTGTGGCGCTGCCACCAGGGGTCGCCCTCACTGAGGGGTCCTGCAGACAGGTTTCCAACACAGGGGAGGAGGGGCTACACTTGAGGCTCCGCCTTCAGGTGAATCAGCACACAG AAGCCCCTGGGAGCGTGATGAAGAAGCTTGGGGTGAAGAAGAGTTACAGCTTCAGCTGTCAGAGGTGCAGGGAGCGGGTGCTGACGGAGAG GGTGTTTCAGCGAGTCCTTCCGTTGCCTAATGGGAACTGGAACACGCTGGTGGAGGACTGGTGCTGCCATGCAGACCCATTTGCCAACAGGAAACTGCTGCCCAGACCAGGGGACTGTTTACTGGGTGACACCTACTTCCTGTTGCTGAGAGACAGCCAGTGTGACCAGACACTCAGACAGGAGCCCAGCCCTGCCCACATAGACACCAGTCACAATCAGGGCTCGCCACAG CCCAGTAGGGTGACTTCAGTTCTATGCAGAGCCTGTGGGGCAGTGCTAGGAGAGACCGCTGCTGCAG AGACACTGAAGCTCTACATCACAGAGTTGCTGGTGAAACGGAGTGATGAGGATGGAGAAGCCATTGGCAACCAACACCG ATGGCTATTCCTGGAGCAGACCATCGCTGCCAGGCTAGTGGAATTGTCTTCCACACAGAGTATGTTCCGTTTTTCTCTCCAGACTCCAAATGGAAAAGCATTTATCCTG CTCTGGCTCCTGAACTCAGACTCCCTGGTTGCCTCGCTTTCCTGGCCTGATGTCTGTGGCGACTCCTCCATTTCCACTGGAGATGATGTCAGCGTCCATGCTGATCTATCATGTGGAGCCAGCAGTGCAGTTAAAGTCCTCTATCTGCCCtgtgcccccagcccccacca TATTACGGACGCGTGGGAGAAAGATGTCAGCGTTCACCCTCTGATCCTGCCTCAAACCACCTGCCAGGAAGTGATACAGCTCCTGACCTGCAGCAATTTGAGTCTTCCCCCGTCTCTGCGCAGGATGAACTCCTACCAG GTGGCATTTATGAGGCTGTGA